A region of Brevundimonas sp. NIBR10 DNA encodes the following proteins:
- the metB gene encoding cystathionine gamma-synthase translates to MTRPTRTTKDIRTLCARSGVDQDPAHGAVMPPLYLSSNYSFAGFDQKRKYDYSRSGNPTRDVLADTLAELEGGAGCVVTSTGMAAVDLPLNLLSPGDLLIAPHDCYGGTHRLLCAHAKKGHFEVLWVDQGDPVALAAAFALNPKLVLVETPSNPLLRVVDVADICVRAHAVGAKVIADNTFLSPALQRPIELGADIVVHSTTKYINGHSDVVGGAVICADPADHTELAWWANCKGVTGGAFDAYLTMRGIRTLFTRIERQQETAGHVAALLEAHPAVKAVHYPGLKSHPNHALAARQQQGPGAMLSFELHGGVEAVRTLVEDLETFTLAESLGGVESLIAHPATMTHAAMTPEAREVAGITDGLLRLSVGLEHQDDLIADLVRALDAVSVERAEAA, encoded by the coding sequence GTGACCCGCCCAACGCGTACGACGAAAGACATCCGCACCCTCTGTGCCCGCTCGGGCGTGGATCAGGACCCGGCCCACGGCGCGGTCATGCCGCCCCTGTATCTGTCGTCGAACTATTCCTTCGCCGGCTTCGACCAGAAGCGGAAATACGACTACTCTCGCTCGGGCAATCCCACGCGTGATGTACTCGCCGACACCCTGGCCGAGCTGGAGGGCGGTGCCGGCTGCGTGGTGACCTCGACCGGCATGGCGGCGGTCGATCTGCCGCTGAACCTGCTGTCGCCCGGCGACCTGCTGATCGCGCCCCACGACTGCTACGGCGGCACCCACCGCCTGTTGTGCGCCCATGCGAAGAAGGGCCATTTCGAGGTTCTGTGGGTCGATCAGGGTGATCCCGTCGCGCTCGCCGCCGCCTTCGCGCTGAACCCCAAACTGGTGCTGGTCGAGACCCCGTCCAACCCCCTGCTGCGCGTCGTCGACGTCGCCGACATCTGCGTTCGCGCCCATGCGGTCGGGGCCAAGGTCATCGCCGACAACACCTTCCTGTCGCCCGCCCTGCAACGCCCGATCGAACTGGGTGCCGACATCGTCGTCCACTCGACCACCAAATACATCAACGGTCACTCGGACGTCGTCGGTGGTGCCGTGATCTGCGCCGATCCGGCCGATCACACCGAACTGGCCTGGTGGGCCAACTGCAAGGGTGTCACCGGGGGGGCCTTCGACGCCTATCTGACCATGCGCGGCATCCGCACCCTGTTCACCCGCATCGAGCGGCAACAGGAGACGGCCGGCCACGTCGCCGCCCTGCTGGAGGCCCATCCTGCGGTCAAGGCGGTCCACTATCCCGGCCTGAAGTCCCACCCCAACCACGCCCTGGCCGCGCGCCAGCAACAGGGTCCGGGCGCCATGCTGTCGTTTGAACTGCACGGCGGCGTCGAGGCCGTCCGCACCCTGGTCGAGGATCTGGAGACCTTCACCCTGGCGGAATCACTGGGCGGGGTCGAAAGCCTGATCGCTCATCCGGCCACCATGACCCACGCCGCCATGACGCCCGAGGCCCGCGAGGTCGCCGGCATCACCGACGGCCTGCTGCGCCTGTCGGTCGGGCTCGAGCACCAGGACGACCTGATCGCCGACCTGGTTCGCGCCCTGGACGCCGTCTCGGTGGAGCGGGCCGAGGCGGCCTGA
- a CDS encoding homoserine O-succinyltransferase — protein sequence MPFDTQTTIENLRRPVGRDGAVLPVPSMPVFARRSRQGNAADVTIEIPADFRLQSGEKLGQTFLTGRLHGREGAPVVVVAGGISSGRFVHRTETNGLGWWSDAVSMGGPIDLRRCQVLAFDYAPTGKTGEEALTITTHDQARLLALLLDRLGIERVAAFVGCSYGGMIGLSFAELFPRWIEQLIVVSAAHRAHPQATAWRGIQRRILKLAVDAGRPEDGVALARELAMTTYRTAEEFGDRFASDAPTFAGQSYPVCEYLTARGKAYRTHTTPSRWLSLSDSIDRHSVLPESITTPTTLVGFTSDRLVPIDDMRELAARLPTLWRLVEAPSLYGHDAFLKEDALVGDILRTALKDIDQ from the coding sequence ATGCCTTTCGACACTCAGACGACGATTGAAAACCTGCGCAGGCCCGTCGGCCGCGACGGCGCCGTCCTGCCGGTGCCGTCCATGCCTGTGTTCGCCCGCCGCTCGCGCCAGGGCAACGCCGCCGACGTGACCATCGAGATCCCCGCCGATTTCCGCCTCCAGTCCGGCGAGAAACTCGGCCAGACCTTCCTGACCGGTCGCCTGCATGGCCGTGAAGGCGCGCCCGTCGTCGTGGTGGCCGGCGGCATTTCCTCGGGCCGGTTCGTTCACAGGACCGAGACCAACGGCCTGGGCTGGTGGTCCGACGCCGTGTCCATGGGCGGACCGATCGACCTGCGGCGATGTCAGGTCCTGGCCTTCGACTACGCCCCGACCGGCAAGACCGGCGAAGAGGCCCTGACCATCACCACCCACGATCAGGCCCGCCTGCTGGCCCTGCTGCTGGATCGACTGGGCATCGAGCGGGTCGCCGCCTTCGTCGGCTGTTCCTACGGCGGCATGATCGGCCTCAGCTTCGCCGAACTGTTCCCGCGCTGGATCGAGCAGTTGATCGTCGTCTCGGCCGCCCACCGCGCCCACCCCCAGGCCACGGCCTGGCGTGGCATCCAGCGCCGCATCCTGAAGTTGGCGGTCGACGCCGGCCGGCCCGAGGACGGCGTCGCCCTGGCCCGCGAACTGGCCATGACCACCTATCGCACCGCCGAGGAATTCGGCGACCGCTTCGCCAGCGACGCGCCCACGTTTGCCGGTCAATCCTATCCCGTGTGCGAATACCTGACCGCGCGGGGCAAGGCCTATCGCACCCACACCACGCCGTCGCGCTGGCTCAGCCTGTCGGACTCGATCGATCGCCATTCGGTCCTGCCGGAATCGATCACCACCCCCACCACCCTGGTCGGCTTCACCTCCGACCGGCTGGTGCCGATCGACGACATGCGCGAGCTCGCCGCCCGCCTGCCCACCCTCTGGCGTCTGGTGGAGGCTCCGTCCCTCTATGGCCACGACGCCTTTCTGAAGGAGGACGCCCTCGTCGGCGACATCCTCCGTACCGCTCTCAAGGACATCGACCAGTGA
- a CDS encoding transcriptional regulator produces MADGTYRFDRFVLEPQDRRLTRDGEMVELSGRYFDALVLLVSEPGRLVTKARFMDEVWRGVPVTDEALTQCIRSLRRVLGDDVSNPRFIETAPKHGYRFIALVMREDGAAAASVQAIAAAGTAVADATEPTSRGVWDTVFRLGRGGMLGGGAAGLMGGLVYGFAGVAGGSEGGGASALLVVAVLTMAVGLMGGAGVGFGIAAAEFAPGRRGIWGVVGGAVGGLVVGAVVKLVGLDAFTLLFGQSPGGITGAPEGALLGGAVGLGASLANGAAAKFLRPVRIAVAGLLAAAAGVTIVLLGGRLMGGSLQLLAERFSQSRLTLDHLGGLFGESGFGLISQSVTAGLEGGLFGACVVAALMVVRRSLRTGGR; encoded by the coding sequence GTGGCTGACGGCACCTATCGATTCGATCGCTTCGTGCTGGAGCCCCAGGATCGCCGCCTGACCCGCGACGGGGAGATGGTCGAGCTGAGCGGCCGCTATTTCGACGCCCTGGTGCTTCTGGTTTCGGAGCCGGGGCGGCTGGTGACCAAGGCGCGGTTCATGGATGAGGTCTGGCGCGGCGTGCCGGTCACCGACGAGGCCCTGACCCAGTGCATTCGGTCCCTGCGTCGGGTGCTGGGCGACGACGTGTCCAACCCCCGCTTCATCGAGACGGCTCCCAAACACGGCTATCGCTTTATCGCGCTGGTAATGCGGGAGGACGGCGCGGCTGCGGCCTCGGTGCAGGCCATTGCAGCGGCGGGTACCGCCGTGGCGGACGCAACGGAGCCGACGTCGCGCGGGGTCTGGGATACCGTCTTTCGCCTCGGGCGCGGCGGGATGCTGGGCGGGGGCGCGGCCGGGCTGATGGGCGGGCTGGTCTATGGGTTCGCCGGCGTGGCGGGCGGGTCCGAGGGTGGGGGGGCCTCGGCCCTGCTGGTCGTCGCGGTCCTGACCATGGCGGTCGGGCTGATGGGCGGGGCGGGCGTCGGCTTTGGCATCGCCGCCGCCGAGTTCGCGCCGGGCCGCCGGGGGATCTGGGGCGTGGTCGGCGGGGCCGTGGGCGGTCTGGTGGTCGGGGCGGTGGTCAAGCTGGTCGGGCTGGACGCCTTCACCCTGTTGTTCGGCCAGTCGCCGGGAGGGATCACGGGCGCGCCGGAAGGGGCCCTTCTGGGCGGAGCCGTCGGACTGGGCGCGAGCCTGGCGAACGGCGCGGCGGCGAAGTTTTTACGGCCGGTCAGGATCGCCGTTGCGGGCCTGCTGGCGGCCGCGGCCGGGGTGACCATTGTCCTGCTCGGCGGGCGGCTGATGGGCGGGAGTCTTCAACTGCTGGCCGAACGGTTTTCGCAGTCGCGCCTGACGCTGGATCACCTCGGTGGGCTGTTCGGCGAAAGCGGGTTCGGCCTGATCAGTCAGTCCGTCACGGCGGGGCTGGAAGGCGGGCTGTTCGGGGCCTGCGTGGTCGCGGCCCTGATGGTCGTCCGCCGATCCCTGCGGACCGGCGGACGGTAA
- a CDS encoding ABC transporter permease: MTDLASTRPSGLPTPRRYDGINWIGVQTLYLREVRRFWKVGAQTVAAPVVTTLLYMLVFVVALKGSRPPLHGTPFAEFVAPGLIMMAILNNAFANSSSSLIQAKIMGTATDFLTPPLSPLELTIGFSLGAATRGIAVGLVTAICVMPFAKLGVTNVALIVYFALVASLLMGMVGVFAGLWAEKFDQLAAVQNFVVMPMTFLSGAFYLVENLPEPFATISHFNPFFYLIDGFRSGFIGQAEGSVWIGMAASAVLTVVMACACWLVFRSGWRLKS, from the coding sequence ATGACCGATCTCGCCTCGACTCGCCCCTCCGGCCTGCCCACGCCGCGTCGCTATGACGGGATAAACTGGATCGGGGTGCAGACCCTGTATCTGCGCGAGGTGCGCCGGTTCTGGAAGGTGGGGGCCCAGACGGTGGCGGCGCCGGTGGTGACGACCCTGCTGTATATGCTGGTCTTCGTGGTGGCGCTGAAGGGGTCGCGGCCGCCGTTGCACGGTACGCCCTTCGCCGAGTTCGTGGCCCCCGGCCTGATCATGATGGCGATCCTGAACAACGCCTTCGCCAACTCCAGCTCCAGCCTGATCCAGGCCAAGATCATGGGCACGGCGACCGATTTCCTGACCCCGCCGTTGAGCCCGCTGGAGCTGACCATCGGGTTTTCGCTGGGGGCGGCGACGCGGGGGATCGCGGTCGGGCTGGTCACCGCCATCTGCGTCATGCCGTTCGCGAAGCTGGGCGTCACCAACGTGGCGCTGATCGTCTATTTCGCCCTGGTGGCGTCTCTGCTGATGGGGATGGTCGGCGTGTTCGCAGGACTCTGGGCCGAGAAGTTCGACCAGCTGGCGGCGGTGCAGAATTTCGTGGTCATGCCGATGACCTTCCTGTCGGGCGCATTTTACCTGGTCGAGAACCTGCCCGAGCCCTTCGCCACCATCAGCCATTTCAACCCCTTCTTCTATCTGATCGACGGCTTCCGTTCGGGCTTCATCGGCCAGGCGGAGGGGTCGGTCTGGATCGGGATGGCGGCGAGCGCGGTGCTGACGGTGGTCATGGCCTGCGCCTGCTGGCTGGTGTTCCGCTCGGGCTGGCGGCTGAAGAGCTAG
- a CDS encoding homoserine dehydrogenase: MSSSSSVLAPALKSVFALVDKPKSDAAEVVVLKFGSSILRTQADAPAVASEVYGHVRAGRKVVAVVSAFGGHTDRLLADARELGLDHENDLLPGYVALGEEKAAALTAIACDRIGLDAVSLSVKELGIVAEGELEHAHPCGLRGEALHKALAEHQVVVVPGFGALRPDGRVALLGRGGSDLTAVFLAAELGLDRVRLVKDVDGLYDRDPASASGKPLRYRRASWDDARRHGGALVQHDAIDLGQERGVEIEVAALGRADSTVVGEHSAPPGRSIPDAPVRVAIAGCGVVGGGLLARLLPDTRYQVVGVLVRDPKKLRDVAAPADLFTADAQGLLDLKPDLLVEALSEGEAGHALIRAALERGIDVASANKQAISRDPAGLQALAEKHGARLAYSAAVGGGVPMIETLRAARAAGPVAGFEAVLNGTVNFMLDRIGAGADFSDALADARVAGFAEEDPSSDLEGRDAAAKVRLLAFEAFGETPADGSITCDVLSAAFKPRAEGGPVRQIGACRLSDGKLEASVKLLNDLPDPMFEDLRGERNALRVHGEDGRVWLCKGRGAGRWPTTESVLADVADIIRAKHAELGYH; this comes from the coding sequence ATGTCCAGCTCATCTTCCGTCCTCGCTCCCGCCCTCAAATCGGTATTCGCCCTCGTGGACAAACCGAAATCCGACGCCGCCGAAGTTGTGGTGCTGAAGTTCGGATCCTCGATCCTGCGGACCCAAGCGGATGCGCCGGCCGTGGCGTCGGAGGTCTATGGCCACGTGCGGGCCGGCCGGAAGGTCGTGGCGGTGGTCTCGGCCTTCGGCGGCCATACCGACCGGCTTCTGGCCGACGCCCGCGAACTGGGGCTGGATCACGAGAACGACCTTCTGCCCGGCTATGTCGCCCTGGGCGAAGAGAAGGCGGCGGCTCTGACGGCCATCGCCTGCGACCGGATCGGGCTGGATGCGGTGTCGCTGTCGGTCAAGGAACTGGGCATCGTGGCTGAGGGCGAGCTGGAGCACGCCCACCCCTGTGGCCTGCGCGGCGAAGCGCTGCACAAGGCGCTGGCCGAGCATCAGGTGGTGGTGGTGCCGGGCTTCGGTGCCCTGCGGCCCGACGGGCGGGTGGCCTTGCTGGGGCGGGGTGGATCGGACCTGACGGCGGTGTTCCTGGCAGCCGAGCTGGGTCTAGATCGGGTGCGGTTGGTCAAGGATGTCGACGGTCTGTACGACCGTGATCCGGCAAGCGCCTCGGGCAAGCCGCTGCGCTATCGCCGGGCGTCGTGGGACGATGCGCGGCGTCACGGCGGGGCCCTGGTCCAGCATGACGCGATCGACCTGGGACAGGAACGCGGCGTGGAGATCGAGGTGGCGGCGCTGGGCCGGGCCGATTCGACGGTGGTGGGCGAGCATTCGGCACCGCCCGGGCGCTCGATCCCCGATGCCCCGGTGCGGGTCGCGATCGCCGGTTGCGGCGTGGTCGGGGGCGGGCTGCTGGCGCGTCTGCTGCCCGACACCCGTTATCAGGTCGTCGGCGTGCTGGTGCGCGATCCGAAGAAGCTTAGGGACGTGGCTGCTCCGGCCGATCTGTTCACCGCGGATGCGCAAGGGCTGCTGGACCTCAAGCCCGACCTGCTGGTCGAAGCCCTGTCCGAGGGTGAGGCGGGGCATGCCCTGATCCGCGCCGCTCTGGAACGCGGCATCGACGTGGCCAGCGCCAACAAACAGGCGATCAGCCGCGACCCGGCGGGCTTGCAGGCCCTGGCCGAGAAACACGGCGCGCGCCTGGCCTATTCGGCCGCGGTCGGTGGCGGGGTGCCGATGATCGAGACACTGCGGGCGGCGCGGGCGGCCGGGCCGGTGGCGGGCTTCGAGGCGGTGCTCAACGGCACGGTCAACTTCATGCTGGATCGCATCGGGGCGGGGGCCGATTTCTCCGATGCCCTGGCCGACGCCCGGGTGGCGGGCTTTGCAGAGGAAGATCCGTCCTCGGACCTGGAGGGACGCGATGCGGCGGCAAAGGTTCGGCTTCTGGCCTTCGAGGCGTTCGGCGAGACGCCGGCGGACGGATCGATCACCTGCGACGTGCTGTCGGCCGCGTTCAAGCCGCGCGCCGAGGGCGGGCCGGTTCGCCAGATCGGTGCCTGTCGCCTGTCGGACGGCAAGCTGGAGGCCTCGGTCAAGCTGCTGAACGACCTGCCCGATCCGATGTTCGAGGACCTGCGCGGCGAGCGCAACGCGCTGCGGGTCCATGGCGAGGACGGCAGGGTGTGGCTCTGCAAGGGT